The window CACTCCGGGAGTTCGGCTACGGTCCAGAGGTCGTCGGAGACTCCCCGTCGATCGGGATGGACGAGGCGGACGTCGCTCGGATCCGCGAGCAGATCGAGCGCCTCCTCGCGAGCGACGACCGGTCGACCACCGCCGAGTTCGAGCTCCGGACCGCGGACGGCGACCCGAAGGTCGTCGAGAACCGGATCGCAGTGATCGGGGACGACGAGTTCCGCGGAACGGCGGGTGTGATCCGCGACGTGACCGAGCGAACGGAGCGCCGTCAGCAGCTGGAGTCGTTCCAACGGGCAGTCGAGGAGGCCAGCGACGGCGTCGCGATTCTCGACGGCGACGAGTACACGTACGCCGACGAGACACACGCCGAGATGTACGGTCTCGACGACCGGAGCGAACTGCTCGGCGAGACCTGGCGGCAGTTGTACGACGACGAGGAGGCTCGACGGATCGATACCGAGGCGTTCTCCACGCTGGACACGGACGGGGAGTGGCAGGGGATGGTCACCGGCTCTCGACCGGACGGGTCGACGTTCCCGGCGGAACTGTCGCTGACGCGGCTCGACGACGACCGACTGGTGTGTACGGTCCGCGACGAGACGGACCGGCTGGAGCGAGAACAGCGACGACGGGCGACTGTCGACGTGCTCGAACGAATGTACGAGGTGACGACGGACCAGTCACTGTCGCGCTCGGAGAAGATCGACGCCCTGCTGGAGGCCGGCACCGACTATCTCGAACTCCCGTACGGGTTCCTCACCGAGATCGAGACCGACGTCACCAACGGTGGCACGCAGACGATCACCCACGCACACGGCGACCACGGAGGACTCCAACCTGGCGCGTCGTGTCCGCTCCCGGAGTCGTACTGCCGGCGGACGGTGGAACGAGACGAGCTGATGACGGTCCTCGACGCCACGGCGGAGGGGTGGGGAGACGACCCCGCCTACGAACGGTTCGCGTTGGGGTCGTACGTCGGCGGACCGATCCACGTCGACGACGACACCCACGGAACGGTCTGTTTTGCCGGACCGTCGGCGCGTGACCGACCGTTCTCCCCGACGGAGAGATCGTTCGTCGGGCTGTTACGCCGGTGGATCAGCTACGAGATCAGCCGCGAGGCCGCCCGCGCCGAACTGTCCGAAGAACGGGAGCAGCTCCGGCTGCTGATCGACAGTCTCGACGAGTACGCCTTCGTCGTTCTCGACGGGGACGGTCGGGTTCAGCGGTGGAACACCGGTGCCGAGTCGTTGTTCGGCTACGAGTCGACGGACGCGACGGGCATGGCTGTCGAGGAACTACTCCCCGAGGATCGGCAGAGTGTCGCGGAGCGGCTGTTACAACAGGCACGAGTCGCGGGCGAGAACTCCGACGAAGGGTGGTACACCCGACGCGGGGGGTCACAGTTCTACGGGGACGTGCGGTACGCGACACTGGAGGACGACGGGGAGTTCCGGGGGTACGCTGTCGTCGTCCGCGACCTGACCGACCGGCGACGACAACGCCGACGCACGGAGCAGTTCGTCGAGAAGTCCGAAGACGTGGTGACGATCGCCGACACGGAGGGACGGATCACGTACGCCAGCGGCTCGGCCGAGCGGGTCCTCGGGTGCGACCCGGAGCGGCTGGTCGATCAGAACCTCTTCGACTACGTCCACGAGGACGAGCGTGAGACGGCCATCGAGTCGTTCTACACCGCCGTCGACGGAGCAGAGTCGGAGGTAGAAGTCGAGTGCCGGTTCCGAACGCCCGACGGCGAGTGGCGTAATCTCCAGATTCACTGCCGGAACATGCTCGACAGCGACGCGATCGACGGGATGCTGTTGTACTTGCGTGACGTGACGGAGATGAGAGAACAGATGCGCCGGTTCGAGAGCATATTCAACCAGACGTTCCAGTTCACGGGACTACTCCAGCCCGACGGGACGGTCATCGAGGCCAACGAGTCGGCACTGAAGTTCGGTGGGATCGAACGCGAGGAGATCGTCGGCAGGGAGTTCCCGGACGTGCTGTGGTGGAACCACTCCGAGACGGTGTACGATCGTATCCAGGCCGCCATCGTTCAGGCGAGAAACGGAGAGTTCGTCCGCTACGAGACCGAGGTACGGGGTGCAGACGGGCTGGCGACAATCGACTTCTCGCTGAAGCCCGTCCGTAACGACAGTGGTGAAGTGGTGTTGCTGGTTGCGGAGGGGCGTGACGTGACGCTCCAACGTCAGCGCCGGCAACACCTCGAGGTCGTCCAACGAGTGTTGCGTCACAACATGCGGAACGATCTGAGTAAGGTCCGTGGCTGGTCGGAGTTGATGGCCGAAGAGCCCGACCCGGAGACGCGATCCGAACAGTTCGAGCGGATCGACGGTATCATCGACCGGTGGCGGTCGATGACCGAACGAGTGAAAGAGATCCGACAGATGCTCCAGACGGAGCCCGAGGATCAACGGACGGCACGACTCGAGAAGTTGGTCGCCAGGGCCGTGGGAACTGTCCGCGAGCGGCACTCGTCGGTCACGGTCGACACAGATCTACACAGCGAGCAACTCGAGGTTCCGACGAGCGTCGAGAAGGCCGTCGGTGAACTGCTCCAGAACGCGGCCAGTGTGACTGACGACGCCACACTGGAAGTGACAGCCACACGTCCCGAGGAGGGGTGGGTCGAGATCGACGTGTACGACGACGGTCCCGGGATGCCGGACAGCGAGGCAGAGGTGCTCGAGACCGGAGAGGAGACGTCTCTGATACACGGACAGGGTCTCGGCCTGTGGATGGTTCGGATGATCGTCACACAAGCCGGCGGCGACATCTCGGTCGACCCGGGTGACGACGGGACGCGTGTGTCTCCGTCTGCCGACGGACTTCCGAGGAACTCTCGCCGTGCCTGGCTCCTCCGGCTGAGACACGCCGGGAGTCTCTCCCGTCGCACTGTGACACGCGTTCGAACACGAACCGCCTCGTGTGACCTTCGTCCACGTTCGGGTACGGGCCCTTCTGTGGAATCCCGAGCGTCTCGGTGGTGTCCGTCCTGCCTGCCGTTCCCAGCGCGACGAGCCGGTCACTCGCGTGGCTGGACACGGACGGACACGCCCCCGTCGAGCGCGAGCGTCGGGCCGCCGGCGACGGTGAGCTCGTCGACCGGCGTGAGCCGGTAGCGCCGACAGACCGCGGCGACGGCGGTCCGCAGCATCCGGTCGGCCATCCGACGGCCGATACAACTGCGCGGGCCGACGCCGTACGGGACGTACGCGGCAGTCGGGCGGTCGTCGCCGGCGAGCCCCGGCCCGCCGCCGTCGACACCCCTGCCCTCGGCGGTCCCGTCTCCGTCCTCGTCGTCTGCAGCGCTCCCTCGCCCGTCTCGGCCGTCGAGCCACCGCTGCGGGCGGAACGTCTCCGGGTCGTCCCAGAACCGACTGTCGCGGTGGTACAGCCACGGGGCCAGCACGACCGGTGTCCCGGCGGTCACCTGTGCTCCACCGAGCGACACGTCGGAGAGTGGCTCCCTGAACAGGAGATACTGCGGCGGGTACAGCCGGAGACTCTCTCGGACGACCGCGTCGAGTGGCTCACAGTCGATCGGCGAGGCGTCCGCCAGCGACCTGTCGCCGACGCTCCGGTCGACCGCCGCCGCCAGTGACGACTGTCGTCGCGGGTGGGCCGCGAGCAGCCCGAGCGTACAGGACAGCGCGGTCGCGGTCGAGTCGAACCCGGCGAACAGGAACGCGATCAGTTCGTCCCGGATCGTCTCCGTCGGCAGTCCGGCAGCCACGAGTGTCCCGAGGAGTCCGCGGTCACTGTGGTCGTCGTGGTCGTCGCGGGCGCGGTGACCGTCGTGGCTCCCGTCGGAGCGACGCTGCCGCTCGACAGTCTCGTCGAGACGCGCGTGCAGCGTCGCCACGGCGCGTCGGAACCGGCGGTTGGTCGGTGTCGGCACCCACTCCGGGAGGTACGTCGACGGCGAGTCCAGCCGGAGCCGGGCGAGCACGTCGTCGGCAGCCGCGTGGATCGGGGTGTCGCCGCCCCGGAGGTCCAACCCGAACAACGCCCGCGCGAGCACGGCGAGCGTGAGGTCACGAGCCGTCGCCTGGAGGTCGACCGTCGCGTCGGTCGGCCAGTCGGCCAGCTCCCCGTCCGCGTACGCCGCGGTGACGCTGTCGACGGTCGACACTCGGTCGGCGGTGAACGCCGACCCGACCACCGAACGCCGGTCTCGCCAGGCGTCTCCCTCCAACAGGACGAGACTCCCGCCCTGGAGCGTTCCGAGACGTTCTCGGAGAATCTCCGCCTTCTGGTACTCCTCGGAGGCGTCGACGAGAACCTGCCGAGCGACTCGTGGATCGGTGACGACCACCACCTGCCGCCCGGCGACGGACGCCGAGACCACCGGCGCGTCCGTCTGGCCCCACCGGTCCAGCGTCGACAACGGCGACCGGAGAAACGAGACTGTGTGTCCGACGAGCGGCCAGTGGCCGGGGGCACGCGGCGGCTGTGACACACCCCGACTGTCGCTCGCCAGCCGGAAGTACGTGTGGAGCCCAGAGGAGACAGACGGTCCGCTCGGACTACCGGAACACCGACCACCACCTGTCGCCACCGTCCGCCGACGTGGTCGGACCCGCACGTTCGGCGGTGGCTTCTGCGAGCGACCCGTCGGCAGGTGGCTGCGAGGGGGCGTCCGACTACTCCAGCTGGTGGTAGTCGAGCTCGTGCCCCTCGTCGAGTGCCGTCTGGACCGTCTCACTCGGCTCGCCGACGGGCTCGGTGGTCGTCGTGACGCCGACGTCCGCGGCGTGGTAGTGGATGTTCCGGCGCCACTCCGGATCGGGATCGGTGGCGTCCGTGCGGTAGTGGGCGCCGCGGGACTCGTCGCGTTCGAGCGCCCCCCGCATGACTGTCTCCGCGACCGTCAGCGAGAATCCCACGTCCACGGCGAACTCGAACGACCGGCTCCCCAGCGGACCGACAGCCATCTCTTCGGCGGCATCTCTGACCTCCGCGAGCTGGTCCAACCCCTCCCGGAGCTGGTCGCCGTCTCGGAGCAGCCCCGCGTGGTCCCACAGGAGGTTCTGGAGGTCGTCGAGCACCGCGCGCGGCTCGTGCTCGCCGTCGCTGTCGGCCAGCGTGGTGAGCCCGGCGACGTGTGGCTCGACGAGTGACTCACGCACCGCCGCCGGAACCGTCCCCGGCTCCGGGTCGCGGGCGGCGATTCGCTCGCCGGCGACGGCACCGTACACGACCGTCTCGGCGAGACTGTTGCCGCCGAGTCGGTTGGCGCCGTGGACGCCCGCCATCGTCTCGCCGACGGCGAACAGTCCCGACACGTCCGTCTCCCCGTAGTCGTCGACGGCGACGCCACCCATCCCGTAGTGGGCCGTCGGCGCCACCTCTACTGGCTCTTCGGAGAGGTCGACGCCCAAGTCTTGGAAGCGTTCGTACATCCGAGGGAGCCGTTCCTGGACGAAGTCCGCCTCTCGGTGAGAGATGTCGAGGTAGACACCGTCGTTCTCCGTGCCGCGGCCCTCGCGCACCTCCTGTGCGATGGCGCGAGCGACCACGTCGCGGGCGTCCAACTCCATCTGGTCGGGAGAGTACCGCTCCATGAACCGCTCGCCCTCGGCGTTGTACAGTCGACCACCCTCGCCGCGGACAGCCTCCGTGACGAGCCGGCCGCGCCAGGGCGCCCACTCCGGGTCGGACTCGTCGACGGCCATCCCGGTCGGGTGGAACTGGACGAACTCCGTGTCCATCAGCGACGCGCCGGCGTCCAACGCCAGCGCTGGCCCGTCACCGTTGTTCTCGTCGTCGCGGGAGGTGTGACGGTCGTAGATCGCCGCGTAGCCACCCGCCGCGAGCACGACCTCCGAGGCTTCGATCAGCGTCGGCTCCTCGGTGTCGAGGTCGACACCGACGGCACCGTAGACTCTGTCGCCGTCGGCGGCGAGCTTCGTCACTAGGAGGTTCTCGCGGTAGGGAACCTCCAGCTCCTGTGCCCGGCCGACGAGCGTGTCGAGCAACGACTCGCCGGTGTGGTCGCCGGCGAAGGCGGTCCGGCGGAACGACTGTGCGCCGAAGTAGCGTTGGTCGATCTCGCCGTCGTCCGTCCGGGAGAACGACATCCCCCAGTCGTCAAGTTCGCGGAGGTGGTCCGGCATCGCTCGCGTCACCGTCTCCACCTTCGCGGGGTCGTTGACGAAGTGCCCCTCGTTCAGCGTGTCCGCGGCGTGGATCGCCCAGTCGTCTTCCGGGTCGTGGGTGCCGAGTGCGCCGTTGATACCGCCGCGCGCCCACGTCGTGTGTGCGTCGCCGTGCCCGCGCTTCCCGACGACGAGCAGGTCGTCGACGCCACGCTCCGCGAGCTCGATAGCGGCTCTGGCGCCCGCCGCGCCCGCTCCGATCACGAGTACGCCGACCGACTCCGTCTCGTAGTCGACTGCACTCGCCGTGTCCTCCGGTGTACTCACATGTACCTTTAGAACACGATAGGGATATACCAGCGGCACGCGTGCGCGACCGCGCACACGCGCGGACGTGCGGGGCGCCAGCGGCAGACGTGTCGTCTCCTATCGTCTCCGGTCACTCTACCACTGGGGCGAGGCACGGTCGGGACGGGTTCGACGACGACCGTCTGACTCTCCCCTACCCAGACGGCAGCGCCGCCGGTCGTCACTCCACCGTCGGAGTGATCGTCCTCGTCTCGCCGTCGAACGTCTCCAGCGACAGTTCGACGTCGTCGCCCGGGAGTCGTCGGGGGAGACTCAGCTGATCCTCCAGGTAGCTGATCGCCGCAGCCTCCCCCAGACGGAGTCCCTCGATGCCGTCCGTCCGGTAGTGGATTCCCGCCCTGTTCCGTCCGAGTGCCATGTTGGAGGCGAGTTTGTTCAACTCCCCTCGGACGGTGAGCTCGTCGTCGATGTCCTGCTCGTCCGCCCGGAGCCCCGACTCCGGGAGCTCTGCGGCAGTTACGAGCTCTCGCCCGTCTCTCGTCGGGACGACCTTCTCGTCGGCGGGGAAGGTGTGGTCGCCGTCGAACAACGCCTTCATGACGGTGACGCCCGCACCGGCGACGACGGAGTGGCCCGCCGGGTACGAGGGGTGGACCGGCGACCCCTCGGCGTACGCCTGTGGGAGCAGGAGCGTGTCGGTGTCGAAGCGTTTGCCCGTCTCCGCGACCGCGTCGGAGTCGAGCAGGTTGTCCGGGAGCGACGACGACAGGTCGACACCTGCGGGACTCTCGAGGGGGCTCCCGTCGCGTGTCGCCTCGACCCGCCCGCCGTACTCCTCGGGACGGAGTCGACGGTGGACGTTCCACTTCTTGTGCCAGGCGGCCTTCTGTCCCACCTCGCTCGCCTCCAGGACTCGCTTCTCCACGTACAACGGCCCGAAGTCGTTGAACGGGAGCGTGGTCTGTGCGGTGAACGCCGAGGCGGTCCGCGGGCTCCCGTCCGGGGCGGCCCCGTCGAGCGGCTGCAGGCTGTACGGTATCCCCGCGTCCAACGGCGTGCTCGTCCCGAACACCAACACCTGTGCGGCCTTCTGGAGCTGCCTGAACGGCGGGTCGCCGTGGACGCGCTCTGCCATGTCTCGCCCGGTGATCACGTACCGACGCTCCGACTGGAGTCGGATCCCGTCGAGATCGTCGTCGAGCGAGGGAGCGACCCCGCGTTGGAGCTTCAGCCAGTCCTCGACGGACGTCGCGTACTCTCGTCCCGGTGGCGGTACCTCGATCCGCTGCGTCTCGATACCGCTGCCCAGCGGCCGATCCTTCCACAGGAGCTGAGAGATGTACGGCCCCGTCGTCGCGCCCGGCGTGACCCCACGGAACACGTTGTCGGCGTCGACCGTCCCGTCGGCACCCGGACCGGCGTAGGCGTCGAGCCCGTCGAGCTCGTCGGCCGCTGCCTGGACGTCCTCGTGGCTGTCGTAGTTGCGGAACTTCACGTCACGGGTGAGGGCGCGCCAGTAGAGCTCGACCATCTCCGCGCCGGCCTCCGGGTCGTCGATCCTCGGCGGGGTCGCGATCCGGAGGGTCCCGGTCGACTTCCCGGCGGCGAGGTACGTCCACGCCGTCTCCGGCTGCGCCAGCGGCCTGGAGTCGAGTGCGTCCACCGCCTCGACGAGGTCGACCGTCTCGGGGACGTCGCCGCCGGTCGCGTTCTCGAACGCCTGCGGGATCTCGTCGTACCCGACCGTCTCGCCGCCGGACTCCGCGGCGGCGACCAGACTGTCGTAGGCGGCGCTCGCCGGGAGCCCGGTCGTCGAGTCGTGCGGGAGTGACTTCCCGAACTTCCCGACGACCGACTCCTCGGCGACCCGCTCGTTCGACGCGTGCGGGCTGGTGTCGGCGGTGACGAGGAGGTGTTCGCGCGAGTACGCCTCCCGCGTCCGAAACTCCGCGTCCACCCGCCGTTGGAGTGTCGAATCACTCGCCGCGTCGTCTGCCCCACCTCCGCCGCCCGGCGGGTCGGCACTCGCCCGAATGACGACGGGCAGCGTCTGGTCCGTGTCGACCCCGTCCGTGTCGACGGCGACACCGACCGCGAGCGTGTCGCCGGTCGCAACCGACGGAGCGGCCGCCGTCGCCCGGAGCGGGGTGTCACCCGTGCCGCTGGCGTAGAACGACAGATCACCGGGGTCGAAGGCCGACCCGTCGAACTGTGGTGTCGCCCAGACGTACACCGACTGTGTCCCCCGGTTCTGGATCTCGAACACGTCGTCGAACTCGTACGTCGAGTCCGTCCCCAGCCCCTCGCCACCCGTCTCCGTGTCCGTGAACGACAGCCCGAGCTCGTTCCCGTCGGCGGCGGCGAACTCCCCGTTCGGCCCCGTCGACGGCCGGAGCGTGAGGAACGCGCTCGCGTCGGGAGCGACCGACACGGACACGTCGCGTCGTGCGCGAACACTCGAGAACGCCCCGGAGCCGACCGCACCGGCACCCCCGGCCAGGCCGCCGACCCCCAACAGGAGCTTGCGTCGCTTCATCGCTCACCCGTGTAGCTGTCACAGTCGTCTCCGACGGCGTCGTAGCGTCGCCCGTCGCCACGCCGTCGTGAACACCCTCGGTCCGTCGATACTCTGCTGTCCGCACGTCTACAGTACGAAGTCGCCTCGCTGACGTCCATCGACAACGGTCCCCAAGACGGTGGGTCGATTAGTATTGACTCGGTTGCGAGGCGTATCGAGCCGGTTGTCGGCCGTTACGCCCCGATTAATCCCGGACACGACGGCGACCGGGGCGGAGCGAGAGTTCGCCGATTACGGGGTCGGTGAGGAGTGACGGCTCCCTCGACCGCGAACGACGACTCTGTACACTCGAACGCCTCGCGCAGTTCCCCGAGGGACGTCTCTCCGTCGACTACCGAACAGCATGATCTGTCTGGCTCCGAATTTTAAACCTCTGTTCGTACCGTTTTGTCTTTGCGTGGGTTCAGAACCGATAGTGGTTAACACCAGGGGTTCGAGGTGCCCGTAGAAATGAGTGACACAGGGGTGAGTCGAGGAACGAGCCTGGGGCGCGTGGAGGCGTTCCTCCGAAACGTGCCGGACGGTCGGTCGATGAGCGACGAGATGTGGCGTGGTCGCCACCGAAAGATCCTGCTCGCGCTGGCGGCACACGTCCCCTTCCTGGCGGCGCTGGGGTTGTTCACGGGGACGCTCCCGGTCGCGGAGGCGACGATCCCGGCGACGCCGACGTGGTTGGTCGCCGGGGAGTTGGGGCTGCTCGCCGTCGTCGTCGCCGCAGCCTGGAGTAGCCGACCGCGGCGGCGTATCCGCACGCTCCTGTCGGCGTTCGGTTGGATGCTGGCGTCGATGGCGCTCGTCCAGTTCTCCGGAGGGTACATCGAGGCCCACTTCCACTTCTTCGTCGCCGTCGGGGTGTTGGCGAGCTACGAGGACTGGCTGCCGTTCGCGGCCGGCGTCGGCTACGTGGTCCTGGGTCACGGGGCGTTCGCGACCGTCCTCGACGCGAGTCGGGTGTACAACCACGCCGCCGGTGCCGGGAACCCCTGGGTCTGGGGCGGGATCCACGGTCTGTTCGTCTCGATGCTGGCCGTCTCCGAGCTGTCGAACTGGCAGTCGATCGAGCAGTCACGCCGCGAGGCGCGCGAGCAGTTGGCGGAGGCAGAACGGCAACGCGAACTCGTCGCCGACGCCGAGACGGCACAGGCAGAGGCGGAGCGCCGCGAGGCGGAGATCACCGCACTGAAACAGCGTCTGGAGTCGACGGCAGAGTCGTACCGTGAGACGATCACGCGGGCCGCCGACGGCGACCTGACTGTCCGGTTGGACGAGGACGCGGACGACGAGTCGATGCGGGCCGTCGCCGAGTCGGTCAACCGGATGTTGGTGGCGCTCGACGAGACGGTCGTCGAGACGCAGTCGTTCGCGGACGACGTTGCCGACGGCTCCGACTCGGCCGTGAGCGCCGCGACGACGGTGGAGACGACCAGCGAGACGGTCGGGCGGACGGTCAACGAGGTCGAACGCCAGGTGACGGCCCACCGAGACGACCTCGCGCAGGCGGCCGACGAGATGAACACGCTGTCGGCGACGGTCGAAGAGGTCGCCGCCTCGGCCTCGGAGGTGGAGACGACGGCGACGCAGATGGCCGGCACCGCCGACGACGGGCGAGCGGCCATCGAAGACGCCGTCGCGGCGGCCGACGACGTCCGGGAGACGATCGGCGACACCGTCGCGACCGTCGAGACGCTGGACGAACGGATGGACGAAATCGACGAGATCACGGCGCTGATCGGCGACATCGCCGCCCAGACGAACCTGCTCGCGCTGAACGCCAACATCGAGGCCGCCCGCGCGGACACGGACGGCAGCGACGGGTTCGCCGTCGTCGCAGACGAGGTGAAGTCGCTCGCAGAGGAGACGCGGGCCGCCGCGGGCGACATCGAGTCGTTGATCGCCGGCGCACGCGAACAGACGGAGACCGTGAGGGAGACGGCCACTCGGGCGGCGAGCCACGCGGACGACGCACAGACGGCCGTCACGGCCGCCGGCGAACAGTTCGACACACTGGCCGAGCAGGCCGCGGCGACGACGGACGGCGTGACGGAGATCAGTCGCGCCACGGACGACCAGGCCGCGAGCATCGAGGAGACCGTCAGCGTCGTCGATCAGGTGCAGACCGGGAGCGAGGAGACCGTCGAGGCCGTGAGCGACATCGCCGAGGCGGCGACTCGACAGACGTCGGAGGCGCAGGCCATCGTCTCGGAGGTCGAACGACTCGCTCGGCAGGCCGACACGCTCCAGACGTCACTGGAGACGTTCACGACCGCGGAGACGGACGCGAGTGACGGCGTCGACGTTCCGCGGTCGGCGGGTGGGCCGGCCGGGGTGGCCGGCTCGCGGTGACGTCGGTGGAGGTGGACTCTCTACACCGCCTCCGAGTCGGCGGGCGTGTCGACGACGCGGACCGTCTGCGTTCGGTGCCGGGACGGGCACTACGGCGCCGACGACGGCCGGGTGTCGGGGAGGGAGTCGGACGGGCACGTCGAGGTCACGCCAACAGCCCGCCGTCGACCCGTAGCACCGCTCCGGAGACGTACGAGGCGGCGGGACTGGCGAGGAACCCGATCACTTCGGCGACCTCTTCCGGGTCTGCCAGGCGGTCCTGTGGAATGGGTTCCTCGGCGAGCACCGCCTCGGCGTCGTCGTACGGACCGGACGTCAACAACTGCGTCTCCGTGTACCCCGGACAGACGGCGTTGACGCGTACGTCACGGCTCCCGTACTCACGGGCGAGTGACCGAGTGAGCCCGACTAGTCCCGCCTTGCTGGCAGCGTAGTTGGCCTGTCCGGACCACCCACGAAGCGCGGCGACGCTGCTCACGTTCACCACCGACCCGCCGTCGCTGCGCAACATCTGACCCAGCGCGGCCCGGGAACAGTAGAACGCCCCCGAGAGGTTCGTCTGCACGACACGCTCCCAGTTGTCGTCGGACAGGCGGACGGACAGCCCGTTCGCCATCGTCCCGGCGTTGTTGACGAGCACGTCCACCGGTCCGAACTCCTCGCGGACCGCCTCGAACGCCGCCGCGACCGCGTCCGCGTCACCCACGTCGAACTGGTGCACTCGACTCTCCGTGTCGAACGACCCCAGTTCCGACTCCAGTTGTGCGGCTGCCGTCTCGTCGGCGCAGTACGTCGCTACCACGGACACGCCTCGTTCGGCCAGGTAGTGGACGACCGCGCGACCGATCCCGCGCGTTCCACCCGTGACGACGGCGACCGTGTCGTCACCGTCAGGCCACACTGTCGAACACCTCGCGAGCGTCCGTCGGCTCGTCGAGCGTCACTACCTCTCCGGAGACACCGGCGCGCTCGACGAGCGCCGCGAGTGTCCCGGCCGGCGGGAGTTCGACGTACCTGTCGACACCCGCCTCGTCGAGGTGCGCGACCACGTCCGTCCACCGGACGGGGTTCGTCAGTTGGGTTGCCAGCTGTGACCGAGCCCGACTCCCGTCCGTGTACGGATCGCCGGTCACGTCGGAGACGACGGGCGCGTCCGCAGTCTCGAACGCTGTCTCAGCCAGCGCGGCCTCGAACGGATCGACCGCCGAGGACATCAACGGCGAGTGGAAGGCGGTGCCGACGTCCAGTTCTTCGAACCTGGCAGTGTGTGTCTCCGACAGCTCCTCCCGAACGGCCGTGACCTGGTCGGTCGCGCCGCTGACGACCGTCTGTCGCCGGCCGTTGTACACCGCGACGGAGACGTCCGAGTAGTCTGCACACACCTCCGCGACGTCTCCGGGGTCGGTCAACAGGACCGCGACCATCGTCCCCGGGCCGTCTCGTTCCCCAGCACGCTGCATGAGCCGTCCACGTTCGGCGACGAGTTCGGCACCGGCACCCGCGGGGAGCGCCCCCGCGGCGGCGAGTGCAGTGAAGTGACCGAGACTGTGACCCGCGAAGAACGTCGGGTCGACGTCGAACCGTCGGTCGGTCGCACGTGCTGCCGTGACGCCGACCGCGAACACCGCCGGCTGTGTGTAGCGTGTCTCTCGGAGCCTGTCGTCGGAGCTCTCGAACACCAGTGTCTCCAGGTCGAGGTCGAGTGACCCGTCCAGACGGGCGAACGCCTCGCGGAACTCGGGCCAGGCATCGTAGAAGGCCGCTCCCATCCCGCTCGTCTGGCTCCCCTGACCGGGACACAGCAGCGCCGTCTCGGTCACGACGGACCACCTCCGCCGACGGCGACGGTGACGACCGCCGTCGCCGTGTCGCTCTCGCGGTCGTGGGTCAGGCTGATGGCCGTGTCGACGGCAGCCGTCGACGGTGGTGCACCCACCGTCTCGGTCAGTGCTCGCCTCGCCGTGTCCGCGACGGCGAGCCGTGGGGCGCCCGTCTCCGTCCGGTGGGTCGCAACGTCACGGAACGCGACCCGGCCGGGATCGTCCACCAGCTTCCTGGCAGCCTCCTTCACACACCACCGGGCGGCGTAGTGTTCGGCCGGGTGTCTGGTCCCGTCACAGTAGGCCCGTTCCTCGGTGGTGAACACGCGGTCGACGAACCCGGTCGCCTCGTCGGCGACGAGTCCGCGGATCCGTCCGATCGACACCGTGTCGACGCCCGTCTCGACCCGGACGTTCGGGAGGTCGGTCACCGGCGGCGAGGGCGGCTCAGACACGCTCGAA of the Halobaculum sp. MBLA0143 genome contains:
- a CDS encoding L-aspartate oxidase; this encodes MSTPEDTASAVDYETESVGVLVIGAGAAGARAAIELAERGVDDLLVVGKRGHGDAHTTWARGGINGALGTHDPEDDWAIHAADTLNEGHFVNDPAKVETVTRAMPDHLRELDDWGMSFSRTDDGEIDQRYFGAQSFRRTAFAGDHTGESLLDTLVGRAQELEVPYRENLLVTKLAADGDRVYGAVGVDLDTEEPTLIEASEVVLAAGGYAAIYDRHTSRDDENNGDGPALALDAGASLMDTEFVQFHPTGMAVDESDPEWAPWRGRLVTEAVRGEGGRLYNAEGERFMERYSPDQMELDARDVVARAIAQEVREGRGTENDGVYLDISHREADFVQERLPRMYERFQDLGVDLSEEPVEVAPTAHYGMGGVAVDDYGETDVSGLFAVGETMAGVHGANRLGGNSLAETVVYGAVAGERIAARDPEPGTVPAAVRESLVEPHVAGLTTLADSDGEHEPRAVLDDLQNLLWDHAGLLRDGDQLREGLDQLAEVRDAAEEMAVGPLGSRSFEFAVDVGFSLTVAETVMRGALERDESRGAHYRTDATDPDPEWRRNIHYHAADVGVTTTTEPVGEPSETVQTALDEGHELDYHQLE
- a CDS encoding methyl-accepting chemotaxis protein; this encodes MSDTGVSRGTSLGRVEAFLRNVPDGRSMSDEMWRGRHRKILLALAAHVPFLAALGLFTGTLPVAEATIPATPTWLVAGELGLLAVVVAAAWSSRPRRRIRTLLSAFGWMLASMALVQFSGGYIEAHFHFFVAVGVLASYEDWLPFAAGVGYVVLGHGAFATVLDASRVYNHAAGAGNPWVWGGIHGLFVSMLAVSELSNWQSIEQSRREAREQLAEAERQRELVADAETAQAEAERREAEITALKQRLESTAESYRETITRAADGDLTVRLDEDADDESMRAVAESVNRMLVALDETVVETQSFADDVADGSDSAVSAATTVETTSETVGRTVNEVERQVTAHRDDLAQAADEMNTLSATVEEVAASASEVETTATQMAGTADDGRAAIEDAVAAADDVRETIGDTVATVETLDERMDEIDEITALIGDIAAQTNLLALNANIEAARADTDGSDGFAVVADEVKSLAEETRAAAGDIESLIAGAREQTETVRETATRAASHADDAQTAVTAAGEQFDTLAEQAAATTDGVTEISRATDDQAASIEETVSVVDQVQTGSEETVEAVSDIAEAATRQTSEAQAIVSEVERLARQADTLQTSLETFTTAETDASDGVDVPRSAGGPAGVAGSR
- a CDS encoding 3-oxoacyl-ACP reductase family protein; this translates as MWPDGDDTVAVVTGGTRGIGRAVVHYLAERGVSVVATYCADETAAAQLESELGSFDTESRVHQFDVGDADAVAAAFEAVREEFGPVDVLVNNAGTMANGLSVRLSDDNWERVVQTNLSGAFYCSRAALGQMLRSDGGSVVNVSSVAALRGWSGQANYAASKAGLVGLTRSLAREYGSRDVRVNAVCPGYTETQLLTSGPYDDAEAVLAEEPIPQDRLADPEEVAEVIGFLASPAASYVSGAVLRVDGGLLA
- a CDS encoding ACP S-malonyltransferase translates to MTETALLCPGQGSQTSGMGAAFYDAWPEFREAFARLDGSLDLDLETLVFESSDDRLRETRYTQPAVFAVGVTAARATDRRFDVDPTFFAGHSLGHFTALAAAGALPAGAGAELVAERGRLMQRAGERDGPGTMVAVLLTDPGDVAEVCADYSDVSVAVYNGRRQTVVSGATDQVTAVREELSETHTARFEELDVGTAFHSPLMSSAVDPFEAALAETAFETADAPVVSDVTGDPYTDGSRARSQLATQLTNPVRWTDVVAHLDEAGVDRYVELPPAGTLAALVERAGVSGEVVTLDEPTDAREVFDSVA
- a CDS encoding holo-ACP synthase, which gives rise to MSEPPSPPVTDLPNVRVETGVDTVSIGRIRGLVADEATGFVDRVFTTEERAYCDGTRHPAEHYAARWCVKEAARKLVDDPGRVAFRDVATHRTETGAPRLAVADTARRALTETVGAPPSTAAVDTAISLTHDRESDTATAVVTVAVGGGGPS